GCTTCTGGGCACGTTTAGCTGCCGAGAAGTCTCCACTTCCATCTGTGTCAAGCCCAGCTCGCGAGCTTCTCTCAGTACCCAGATCTCGTTCATTTCTCGAGGGAACACTCGAATCCTCATCAAAGCCAGATTTATTAACTGGGTTTCGTCGGTTTCCAGATAAATCTGGGTCCTTTGGGTGACTAGTCGCCACGCTCTTGGAGTGGGTGAGATTCTTGTTACTAACTTTAGACGAAACCGGGTCGGGTCGAGCGGAAGGAAGAGTTTTGAGGCGACGGAAACGAGATTCGAGATCATGGGGAAGAGTAGAAGAGTCGGTGAAGGAAGAACAGTTGATGGCTGCTATTTGCTCCAGAGCCGAAAGCTCCTTCGCTTGCGATATCAGCTCTTCCACTGCTGAATCGTCTGTATCCGATAGATACCCATAATCCCCCATTGCCGATTGATTCAAAATGAAAACTTCTTTCTTAGGGTTACTTTCGCTATAGCAgcaaataaaaagagagagacgAAAATGATGATGAAAGTCTCCACAACGGCTAATTCATGATTTTGTCAGTTACTGTGCGCGTCTATTTCGATGACTCTCTTCTTTTTGTGTGGGACCCTTCTGATGCGTGTTTGTTTAACCATTACTTTattagaaaaacattttaatttaatttgtgcAAAAACATTCTCTCTCACCATTTGTGATAACAAGAAATGTATATTAATCTTTCTGTGacttttgaaaaagaaaaagattgtgGTCTAATTgtgttacaaattttatttacatCGAATCAATATCCTTGTACGACGACGTCGTTACGGAAACCCGGTCTTGTTCAAGCCGGTGATAAACCGGTTTGGTTCTCAAGCACAGCAAAAGACTCCAAGCGAGGCCAAGAAGGGACAAGAAACCCCAAAGCACAAACGTTCTGTGGTAGCAATCTCTTCCGATGCAAACGACCGAGTCAGACACGAAGGTTCTTATCTCGGGGTTTGCGTTGGCTTCGTAGATGGATGCAGCGATGAATCCGTATAGGAGTGAGCCGACTGGTATGTTTGTGATGAGAATATTGTGGTTAACACCTACGCTATTAGGTCCAAAAAGCTCAGATGTTATGGAGACTGCTGCTGCGAATATGAAACCGGAGCTCAGACCGATTAAAGCAGTTGCGGTCTGCAATGCCGTTTGCTGCAAGGATGATATCGCAAGTAGAAAGAAAGCGAATGGGGTTGGCAAGAGTGCGATTGTAAACCAGCCGGTTCTTGTCAAACGAAACCTCCTGCAAGAATGCAAAATCTATCAATCTAATCTCACTTCAGATGTTCTTTAATctcaaaaaaatgaaacttaCTTGTGCATAAAGTCTGGTGCGGCAGAGAGCAACCGACCaaagaaggagaaagaagagTAGATTGTGACGAGTGTTGTCGAGCTTTGTCCTAAAGACTGAGCGATCTGACCCAAGTTGTTGCTATAAACAAGGCCAATCGTGCCACCACAGAAATAAGCAATGTAGTATAACCAAAACTCCAACCTACTAATGAGCAATCCAAACGAGTGTTCATCACCGAGCCTCACTACGTTCCCTTCCTTGGCAGTACCCGTCGTAACAGATGCTTTCTGCATCTTGAGCTCGTCTATGTTAAGCATAACATAGCCAGAGCTGTCATTGTGTAAACGCTGGTTAGTAATGTCGGGAAAATAGTAATCCCGGGCGTAAACGAGAAGAGGAGCACACAAGGGGAAGACCAGAAGGAAGATAGCTCCGAACAAATGCAAACGAGCTGATGCACTGGAGCTAGACAAGAGAAGGTGGAAACTGGTGACGACAGCTACGACATTCATAATGGCAAACACATGGGAGTCATGTCGCCTTGACGACTCGCTGTCTGGCGTAGTGTCTAGAGATGGTTTAACAAGAACAGGATAAAGCGAAGCTAACGAGACAACAAGAGGAACAAGAGAGTTCAGCAGAAGGTATAGATTGGACGATGAAGGGTTAATAGCATTGAAAGCGAGGGAGTATAAGGCTGCACTGATTCCATTGAAGCTGACGGTTAGTGACAAAGCGAGTGCACGGTTGGTCGGGAAGTGACGGATACAGAGGATGAAACAAGCTGTGTTGAACCAACATATGCTCAATCCAGCCAACAAGCAGCACAGAAACAcctgtaaaataaataaaaaaacggtttcttgattcttgattcttgattcttgattcttgattcttgattcttgattcttgataTGGATGAAGAAGGAGAGAACGTACCAGAGAGTAAGGAAGAGTGATGATGTTGGTGATGACTAACCACTGAACACCATAGCCAACGAAGCCCATAGCGGCGGCGGCGAAAAGAACGACGGAGAGGGGGAAATAACCAAGAGCGATCCCCGACGACCAGCCGAAGGCTTTACCCAAATCGGAAGCCACCGCGAGGTAGTTCAACCTCACCTGGGAGATTCCGAGGACTGATTTGAGATGGGAGGAGTAGGCGGAGAAGTCGAAGTTGGTTCCAGTCGAGGCCTGGATCCAGATCGCCGCCACGAGGACGGTCCATTTGCGCCATCGGCCGAACATGGTGCGGAGAGGCGGAGGGTGTTTGCGGTGAAACTTTGGTTCACCGTCGTGGTGGAAGGAGGAGGATCGGGTGGGACGGAGTTTGTCAGAGGCATCACGGATACGAGGTCTCATATACGAAAGAAGGTGATGTGATGTGATGTGATGGTGGAGCGGTGAGGTGATGTTGACCGGTGATGGAGGCGTAGAGTGGTTGATTTAACGCTTTTGATCGCTTTGAAGCAAAAAGGGCTTTTGGGGTTTTTCcgaaaaacacaaaaaacaatttcttgtgATTTTGACAACTACTCCAGTAAATATAAACGTTTAACTTTGTTATGGTATGAAATTGTAtttaattaatcaaattaaaatacaCAGATATATTACCTAATAATCTTAAAGATCAAGAATACAAGATTcctttcaaacaaaaaatcaaaaatgaaaAACGTACACCAGAACATAAGAATTATACAATGCTCAAAACTGTCGAGTTAAACGTATATAGAGTTGTTGTcacaagaaaagaaacaaaacgtATATAGAGTTAGAGGAATATTGCATCGTAGAGTAAGAAACATGGCCATATCACGTCACATATAAGACCAACCAACTTTATATTGTCAAATATTCAATCACTTGAAGTGGTTAAGATTTGGTGTAACTTATTTTTCactaatgtttatataaaatcttGGTCTGTGATATATGGTAATGTATGTTAACatgctttaaaaaaataatttggactatctatactattaaaatagaattacAATTCTTTCtcatgtgtaattttttttggaaaattggGTTATATGACCTAATTTTTCGATACATAATTCACTAGATAGCTAattggtgaaaaaaaaattcactaaatAGCTAATTGACCTAGGTTTTCCATACACTCATTCGATTTTATGTAATAATGTTACTTTGCTCTTGAAAATAACCGGTGcaatctaaagaaaaaaaaatcctaattaTTAACTGTCTGAAGTTTTTTGTGGCTTAATTAGATTTACATCAtatcttttcaatttttttggtaattttagaaaaaaaatgaaaagtatCCATAGACGGTTTGCTCCACCTTTTTGAACTCACCTTTTTGCTCCACACCATCACCCCAGTCGGCCTTGTTTGGGTCTATTCACATTCTCGAAATGCGTTGCAAAAGAGGATATCATTTCCGCTTCTGAAATCGATTGCGAGAAAATGTCATTAACAGTTCAGTCGGAGAGAAGGAGCAACCTGAGGACACTCGCGAGGACACCAGAGCATTTAAATCTCTGTTACATGTGGGAGAAGATGAACAATTTTTGTTATTGtgttttattctattatatTCGTATATAATGGAAATGTAAGacaattaatatgtatttttcatattttgttatatactACTTTATTATGTTCTATCCCATTTGATGGTCGATAAAAAGTGTTCTATTCTATTTAGAAATAtagtttgtatatttttaagttacaaCTATCATTACATGTTTTTAAACCCGTATAAATCACtataatctatattatatagtttaatattatatatataatttaatatcacATTATATTATGTAccttttagattttgatattcAGGTTTAGAATTCATATTTGAGTTAGGGCTTagtgattagaatttagggtttattattaGAAAGTATAGGAGTATGGTTGGGATCATCATTAATTTCTCCATGCAATCATAGATGTTTTATAATTTCACTAATAcatattatgttatttattttattttattctatctggattagagtttatatttgagtttaaagtttatatttggATAAGAGTTTAGTGattataatttagggtttaatagtTTGAAGGTATTGGGTATGGTTGGGGTCAGCATTAACTTCTTTCATTCAATCACATACATTTCATAATTTCACTAATAGTACTATTTTATGctttatatttgagtttaaggtttattgattagagtttatggtttagtatttaggggtTGAGTTGTGATTAGTGTCTAGGGTTTGGGGTTGAGCTTTCTTTATGGGTTGTAGGTAAGGTTATAATCTTAAACTACTTCAGTTATATGGAATAAAACATTCGGTATATATATACGTGACTAATAAAGATGTAACGTGGAtgacttcttctttttaattaattttttttagatatacTTGACCATGGATTATATAGACTGTGTGGACACACAAAACACATTTTTATCGGATAATGGTAAAGAGGAATGTATAACTGGATGAATTAGAGTGTAAATATTAGTTCTttattatgtcaaaatcattgTCATTCACcaaatttatcttttaaatatagCTAATTGGCAAATAAgctcattttataaaaatagacatttaaaaaaaaattggttacgtTATTTTTTGAATCCTAATGATTTGATTCTTATTAACTGCAAGAATAAATTTGAacgaatatttattattattatatattatatttttatttatattacttaatattttaaaattttgtttaactaaaaattattttgataaaataaaaatagatttactaTAAAAGGGAGAAAGAAGTCATCACTTGTGATTCacgcaaaaaagaaaaagtcatCACTTGTGTATAGAAAATTATGAtaaagataatataattaaattagttataatttGCTCATGTTATTTGAACCCGTTTAAACTAATGACATATTTGAATTGGTTTTAGAAATGTTATTTTGGTTATGATCCATGTACtgattagaaaatatttaaatttcgtCTAAACAGATTTTCAGAACATTGTTTGAACCGAAACTCCACAGACCTAGACGTGTGCTTAGCTAATAGCTACTCGTTCGGTACTCCATAAGCCATATTAGTTTAACAGTGAGCTTCTATATGGGCTCAAATCGGAGCCCAAGTGTCGGATTTGACTGCAAATTTCGCTGTCTTCGCAAATCTTCAGTCATTTTCAATTCGTAAAACAATAACaacctgcaaaaaaaataacaaaatccaAAATTGGGTCCGGCTGCGGAGCGCTGACGTGGCATATACGTGGCAGTAGTTGAGAGATGACAGTGCACGCAACCGCTtaatgagagagagagctaaTCGTTTTTTCACGAATATTCCTTTGAGCAAAACCAACCTTCAAATCGATTTCCCAGCTGTCATCACGacctttgttttgttttgtttcgtcTGTCGAAATCTTCCTTCTTCTCGTGATTCCTTAAAAAGCTTATCGAAGACTGTATCGTTCATTTCGTTGTCGGTATGATCATCAGATTCTAGATTCTCTATGTAGGGTTTTGTTACCGGAACTGAAATTTTGATTGGTTGGTTGATCCAAAACTTACTGATTTTAGGTTTCTGATTTTGATCAGATGGAAGACAGAGAGGAGGCACGTTTAGGAACTGCTCCGGCTGTTAATACAACCTCTCCGGATTTGCTGAAGAACACGCCTTCCAACATCGCCAGATTAGAAGATGTCATTGAGCAATGCCACGCCAGACAAAAGTATCTCGCTCAGACCAGAAGCCCTTCCGATGGGAGTGATGTTCGTTGGTACTTCTGTAAGGTTCCCTTAGCTGAAAACGGTGAGAGCTTGttccaaagaaaaagaagagatttcTGTATCCAAATTTCTCAGCTAATGTATTGTTTTGTTTGCTTGTCTCCAGAGTTAGCTGCTTCAGTACCACGCACTGACGTAGTAGGAAAGAGTGAGTATTTCCGTTTTGGTATGAGGGATTCTCTTGCCATTGAGGCTTCTTTCCTCCAGAGAGAGGATGAGTTGCTGTCACTCTGGTGGAAAGAGTATGCAGAATGCAGTGTTGGCCCTATACCACAAgttaattctaaaaataaatcgATTAAGCAGTCAATGGATACTCTTCCAGAAGCTTCCGTCTCATCCAGTCTCTATGATGTTGAAGAAGAGAGAGTTGGTGTACCTGTTAAGGGTGGCCTCTATGAGGTACCACCCCTTCTTCATTTCAGTGTTTGGGAATTCTCATGTAGATTATTTAACCATTAAAGTCCTTTAATGTTTCAATCCATTTTTCTGACCGGAGTGCTGCAGGTGGACTTGGTGAGGAGGCATTGTTTTCCCGTGTACTGGAATGGAGATAACCGGCGTGTGCTTAGAGGCCACTGGTTTGCTCGTAAAGGTGGTCTTGACTGGCTTCCCATTCCAGAAACTGTTGCTGAACAGTTAGAGGTTGCATATCGTAACAAGGTtagatttactttttttttggtgaaaataCATTTCGATATTGTGACcctcgttggctgctagaaacagttgatacttttttttttttttggttggaaTTCCTGAAAGTTGTTGATAGAAATTGTTGGATGCCGTTTACGCCAGGTCTGGCGCAGAAGAAGGTTTCAACCCTCTGGTCTCTTTGCAGCTCGAGTTGATTTGCAGGGTTCCAGTTTGGTACGTGTGTAAAAAATGTACTTTTATTTTCAGCTGAATGAttacttaaattatattatccTAAGTTGTTAATGTAGGGACTTCATGCGCTCTTT
The Raphanus sativus cultivar WK10039 chromosome 1, ASM80110v3, whole genome shotgun sequence DNA segment above includes these coding regions:
- the LOC108830172 gene encoding uncharacterized protein LOC108830172, whose product is MGDYGYLSDTDDSAVEELISQAKELSALEQIAAINCSSFTDSSTLPHDLESRFRRLKTLPSARPDPVSSKVSNKNLTHSKSVATSHPKDPDLSGNRRNPVNKSGFDEDSSVPSRNERDLGTERSSRAGLDTDGSGDFSAAKRAQKLSKEKRRVGSSSSSSSSVDLATPPSSSDSEPEKKSKSKSSSWVKKLSPSKIIGYIWSSPNKSSSAKKKNIKSIKSFGRDRDVDFDEFLSDLNAYSVEDQRKMLKKALKEQQKMRKEAAQIIKMTRKASARFDFDD
- the LOC108830173 gene encoding protein NUCLEAR FUSION DEFECTIVE 4 — translated: MRPRIRDASDKLRPTRSSSFHHDGEPKFHRKHPPPLRTMFGRWRKWTVLVAAIWIQASTGTNFDFSAYSSHLKSVLGISQVRLNYLAVASDLGKAFGWSSGIALGYFPLSVVLFAAAAMGFVGYGVQWLVITNIITLPYSLVFLCCLLAGLSICWFNTACFILCIRHFPTNRALALSLTVSFNGISAALYSLAFNAINPSSSNLYLLLNSLVPLVVSLASLYPVLVKPSLDTTPDSESSRRHDSHVFAIMNVVAVVTSFHLLLSSSSASARLHLFGAIFLLVFPLCAPLLVYARDYYFPDITNQRLHNDSSGYVMLNIDELKMQKASVTTGTAKEGNVVRLGDEHSFGLLISRLEFWLYYIAYFCGGTIGLVYSNNLGQIAQSLGQSSTTLVTIYSSFSFFGRLLSAAPDFMHKRFRLTRTGWFTIALLPTPFAFFLLAISSLQQTALQTATALIGLSSGFIFAAAVSITSELFGPNSVGVNHNILITNIPVGSLLYGFIAASIYEANANPEIRTFVSDSVVCIGRDCYHRTFVLWGFLSLLGLAWSLLLCLRTKPVYHRLEQDRVSVTTSSYKDIDSM